A genomic stretch from Synergistota bacterium includes:
- a CDS encoding efflux RND transporter periplasmic adaptor subunit, producing the protein MNKLLRIMCLLVFLLYFTLIGYTQELPTVKIVEVKNMEFKRVFNFTADAVALKVVDIYSRVQNRILKKLYVDVGDRVKDGQVLALLDDEYAKVTYQGALAGVKQAEASVEQARVVADNAKDNYLRLKELYEKKIVSKQAFDNAKAQYEQALASLKLAQEKLKYAKASLSEAELLLSYHKIVSPTDGVIIKKFMDEGTMIIGSTPILRIIQDNPVKVQGVLPQEALSYIRIGDEIEVYSDVYPGKVFKGRLKVISPVIDSSTRTFSVEAWIDNSEYLLKVGMFLRAKLVAGSRRVLAVPLECVTSLNQVFVYSDGAVFERRIVLGEAQDRYVEVISGLKEREKVVFQPTAWLKNGMRVKVVE; encoded by the coding sequence TTGAATAAGCTGCTTAGAATTATGTGTTTATTGGTTTTCCTACTGTATTTTACTTTAATTGGTTATACTCAAGAGCTACCCACTGTTAAAATTGTTGAGGTTAAAAATATGGAGTTTAAAAGGGTTTTTAACTTTACAGCTGACGCTGTTGCGTTAAAAGTAGTTGATATATACTCTCGAGTTCAAAACAGGATACTTAAAAAGCTTTATGTAGATGTAGGAGATAGAGTTAAGGATGGTCAGGTTTTAGCTTTACTAGATGATGAATATGCAAAAGTGACTTACCAAGGAGCTTTAGCAGGTGTTAAACAAGCTGAAGCTTCTGTGGAGCAAGCGCGTGTAGTTGCAGATAATGCTAAGGATAACTATCTTAGGCTCAAAGAGCTCTATGAGAAGAAAATAGTGTCTAAGCAAGCCTTTGATAACGCTAAAGCTCAATATGAGCAGGCTCTCGCTAGCCTAAAATTAGCTCAAGAAAAGCTTAAGTATGCTAAGGCTTCATTATCTGAAGCGGAGCTTCTTCTCAGTTATCATAAGATAGTTTCTCCTACTGATGGGGTTATTATAAAGAAGTTTATGGATGAGGGTACGATGATAATAGGCTCAACCCCAATTCTAAGGATAATCCAGGATAATCCTGTAAAAGTTCAAGGAGTTTTGCCACAGGAGGCCTTATCTTATATAAGAATTGGAGATGAGATAGAAGTTTATAGTGATGTTTATCCTGGTAAGGTTTTTAAAGGGAGATTGAAAGTGATATCTCCTGTTATAGACTCATCTACGAGAACTTTTTCAGTAGAAGCGTGGATTGATAATTCAGAGTACCTTCTGAAAGTTGGAATGTTTTTAAGAGCTAAACTCGTTGCTGGAAGTAGGAGGGTGTTAGCGGTTCCCTTAGAGTGTGTGACTTCTTTAAATCAGGTTTTTGTTTATTCCGATGGTGCGGTCTTCGAAAGAAGGATAGTCTTGGGAGAAGCACAGGATAGGTATGTAGAAGTCATTTCTGGGTTGAAAGAGAGAGAAAAAGTAGTTTTTCAACCTACTGCATGGCTTAAGAATGGTA
- a CDS encoding TolC family protein, whose translation EAHLEEVKARFNVGMTTKSELLRAETALANAELDIIRAENILRTAELNLKFAIGLDRDEEIEIKEELVFSSLRGELKSYIEEAFSKRPELLSMSHAIEALRANEKIALANYSPQVYFSGNYQWSGDTFPPKSDSWSVALILSVNLFDGGETKGKVNEIRANISKFLAAFENIKKSIALQVESAYLSVKEAEKRIKVAEAYVDKAFEDFKMAEEEYKAGVGTTLNVLDAQTSWKQMKNNYIQALYDANVAVAKLILAIGRDRF comes from the coding sequence AGAAGCTCATCTGGAAGAAGTTAAAGCACGTTTTAATGTGGGTATGACTACAAAAAGCGAGCTCTTAAGAGCAGAAACGGCTTTAGCCAATGCTGAACTTGATATCATAAGGGCAGAAAACATTCTAAGAACCGCAGAGCTTAATTTGAAGTTTGCAATTGGTCTTGATAGAGATGAGGAGATAGAGATTAAAGAAGAATTAGTTTTTTCATCTTTGAGAGGAGAACTTAAAAGCTATATTGAGGAGGCTTTTTCAAAAAGGCCTGAACTTTTAAGTATGTCACATGCTATAGAAGCTTTAAGAGCTAATGAAAAAATAGCTTTGGCTAATTATAGCCCTCAAGTTTATTTCTCAGGTAATTACCAGTGGAGCGGTGATACTTTTCCACCTAAAAGTGATAGTTGGAGTGTGGCTCTTATTCTTAGTGTTAATCTTTTCGATGGTGGAGAAACGAAAGGTAAGGTTAATGAGATTAGGGCTAATATAAGTAAATTTCTGGCTGCTTTCGAAAATATTAAAAAGTCTATAGCTCTTCAGGTTGAATCTGCCTATCTTTCTGTTAAAGAGGCAGAGAAGAGGATAAAGGTGGCTGAGGCGTATGTTGATAAGGCTTTTGAAGATTTTAAAATGGCTGAGGAAGAGTATAAGGCTGGTGTTGGAACAACTTTAAACGTTCTTGATGCTCAAACTTCTTGGAAGCAAATGAAAAATAATTATATTCAAGCTCTTTATGATGCCAATGTAGCTGTTGCTAAATTGATTCTAGCGATAGGGAGGGATAGATTTTGA